A window of Candidatus Xiphinematobacter sp. Idaho Grape contains these coding sequences:
- the cysS gene encoding cysteine--tRNA ligase, translating into MLSFFNTLTRRVEEFSPLDPEGQTVLLYTCGPTVYSLAHIGNFRAYIFEDLLQRHLEFRGFNVRRVMNLTDVEDKTIRGCCEAGIPLADFTRPFKEAFFQDLSTLRIKKAESYPEASAPVHIGRMIEMIATLISKGHAYQARDSSVYFRLSTFPAYGQLAHFHLNELRPSGRIKSDEYGKESVGDFALWKAWDEKDKAVGWESPWGKGRPGWHIECSAMATGTLGPSIDIHCGGEDNIFPHHEAEIAQSECATGRPFVRLWMHCRHLLVNGQKMSKSKGNFLTLRDLLHQGWTGREVRYVLASTRYREPLNFTFESLLGARSALQRLDEWTKRLHSRTSRVSLQPIAPPQLDTAAFGRALDNDLNTSAALGNVFEIVRDSNRLLDQEKLSPSNITFLNSWIRQVHSVFHLELNYRRPDLPRKVSSLLFQREQARAKKQWGTSDSLREEILALGWKIKDTRGGQEVSGNSLN; encoded by the coding sequence ATGTTAAGCTTTTTCAACACCCTCACCCGCAGGGTGGAAGAGTTCTCCCCCTTAGACCCTGAGGGGCAAACCGTTCTGCTCTATACCTGCGGTCCAACAGTATATAGCCTGGCTCATATTGGAAATTTTCGCGCCTATATTTTTGAGGACCTTCTACAGCGCCATCTAGAATTTCGCGGGTTTAACGTGCGGCGCGTGATGAACTTAACGGATGTAGAGGACAAAACTATTCGTGGCTGTTGCGAGGCAGGCATCCCTCTTGCAGATTTTACTCGTCCTTTTAAGGAGGCATTTTTCCAGGATTTAAGTACGCTCCGTATAAAGAAGGCTGAATCCTATCCAGAAGCGAGTGCACCTGTTCATATCGGACGTATGATTGAAATGATCGCCACTCTCATTAGTAAAGGCCATGCGTATCAAGCTAGGGACAGTTCCGTATATTTCCGTTTATCGACATTTCCTGCCTATGGGCAGCTTGCTCATTTTCATCTCAATGAGCTGCGGCCTTCCGGGCGCATAAAGAGCGATGAATATGGGAAAGAAAGTGTAGGAGATTTCGCTCTTTGGAAGGCATGGGATGAGAAGGATAAAGCCGTTGGTTGGGAAAGTCCATGGGGGAAGGGGCGACCCGGATGGCACATTGAATGTAGTGCTATGGCTACAGGTACTCTTGGACCAAGCATCGACATCCATTGTGGTGGAGAAGATAACATTTTTCCCCATCACGAGGCAGAAATTGCTCAGTCAGAGTGTGCGACTGGAAGACCCTTTGTTAGACTATGGATGCATTGCCGACACCTCCTAGTCAACGGACAAAAAATGTCTAAATCTAAGGGTAATTTCCTAACCCTTCGCGATCTTCTCCATCAAGGATGGACAGGAAGAGAAGTTCGGTATGTACTTGCCAGTACTCGCTATAGAGAGCCTCTGAATTTTACCTTTGAGAGCCTATTAGGGGCTAGAAGCGCTCTGCAGCGTTTGGATGAATGGACCAAGCGCTTGCACAGCAGAACCAGTAGAGTTTCATTGCAGCCTATAGCACCTCCACAACTGGATACTGCGGCATTTGGAAGAGCATTGGACAACGATCTTAACACTTCGGCCGCACTGGGTAACGTCTTTGAGATTGTACGAGATTCCAACCGCCTCTTAGACCAAGAGAAACTCTCACCGTCCAATATTACTTTTTTAAATAGCTGGATTAGGCAAGTGCATTCCGTGTTCCATCTAGAGCTAAATTACCGGCGGCCAGACCTGCCTAGAAAGGTAAGTTCTCTTCTTTTCCAAAGAGAACAGGCGCGAGCTAAGAAACAGTGGGGCACCAGCGATAGTTTACGTGAGGAAATTCTCGCTTTGGGATGGAAGATAAAAGACACTAGGGGAGGCCAGGAGGTAAGTGGTAATTCGTTGAATTAG
- a CDS encoding agmatine deiminase family protein — translation MRLPRNNTAEISTETPARLGYRMPAEWELHEATWVSWPHPKGSSFATCYREILPTFVQMVEVLSTSEVVRINVSELEQEKQIRSLLNSTVPPERVEFFHIPTNEPWCRDYGPIFVRRNRSPQLAVVNFGYNAWGGKYPPYDADNSVPVRVSEELNLPIFGRPDLILEGGSIDTNGAGALLTTESCLLDSHRNPGWTRSKIEEALRSSLSVSKVLWLGEGIAGDDTDGHVDNIARFVAEDTVLTVIERNEKDPNFKPLQENLRRIQETKLSNDRCLNVITLPMPGPFLAMGERLPVSYANFFIGNEIILLPTFADIHDSQALFVLQEMFPSRKVVPINCCKLIWGLGALHCLTQQQPTSEKLPDERRLMGRRSP, via the coding sequence ATGCGTTTGCCAAGGAACAATACGGCTGAAATTAGCACGGAGACTCCAGCTAGGCTTGGATACCGTATGCCGGCGGAATGGGAACTCCATGAAGCAACATGGGTCTCTTGGCCACACCCAAAGGGCTCTAGCTTTGCTACCTGTTACAGGGAGATACTCCCTACCTTTGTGCAGATGGTGGAGGTTCTTTCGACTTCGGAGGTTGTCCGAATTAACGTCTCAGAATTGGAACAGGAGAAGCAGATCCGTTCTTTACTCAACAGCACTGTGCCTCCAGAACGGGTAGAATTTTTTCATATCCCTACTAATGAACCCTGGTGCCGTGACTATGGACCTATCTTCGTCCGAAGAAACAGGTCTCCACAGCTTGCTGTGGTAAACTTCGGCTATAACGCCTGGGGAGGGAAATATCCACCCTACGATGCAGACAATTCCGTTCCAGTCCGTGTGAGCGAGGAGCTTAACCTTCCAATATTTGGCCGTCCGGATTTGATACTGGAGGGAGGCTCAATAGATACCAACGGCGCGGGTGCATTACTCACTACTGAAAGTTGCCTCCTTGACTCTCACCGAAATCCCGGCTGGACCCGATCTAAGATCGAAGAAGCCCTGCGGAGTTCTCTAAGCGTTAGCAAAGTTCTCTGGCTAGGTGAAGGAATTGCAGGTGATGATACGGACGGACACGTAGACAACATAGCACGCTTTGTTGCAGAGGACACTGTTCTTACCGTCATCGAAAGGAATGAAAAGGATCCAAATTTTAAACCTCTCCAAGAGAATCTACGAAGGATCCAAGAAACAAAATTAAGTAATGACCGCTGCCTCAACGTTATCACACTACCTATGCCAGGGCCATTCTTGGCAATGGGAGAACGATTGCCCGTTAGTTACGCTAACTTCTTCATTGGGAACGAGATCATTCTCCTTCCTACCTTTGCAGACATTCACGATAGCCAGGCGCTCTTTGTTCTTCAGGAGATGTTTCCTTCTCGTAAAGTGGTACCTATTAATTGCTGTAAGCTTATCTGGGGTCTTGGCGCCCTTCACTGCCTAACTCAGCAACAACCAACTTCCGAAAAGCTCCCGGATGAGCGTAGATTGATGGGCCGTAGAAGTCCATAA
- a CDS encoding flavoprotein, whose amino-acid sequence MKTIILGVCGSIAAYRSADLAGSLVKLRYAVRVVLTQSAARFVTPLTLHTLSRNPVLTDMFEEESSWHPRHIALADSASLLLVAPATANIIAKLAIGLADDALSSLALVCRAPMLLAPAMNGKMWKHPATMANVALLAKRGIEFVGPRSGMLACGYEGIGKLWPVEEITARVHQILSSAGEGNLDRERRGFASQMHPSAEEF is encoded by the coding sequence ATGAAGACAATTATTCTCGGTGTCTGTGGTTCAATTGCGGCCTATAGGTCAGCAGACCTTGCTGGCTCTCTAGTGAAGCTTAGATACGCAGTGCGTGTCGTTTTAACACAGTCAGCTGCTAGATTCGTTACGCCGCTTACCCTGCATACTCTCTCTAGAAACCCAGTCTTAACAGATATGTTTGAAGAAGAGAGCAGTTGGCATCCAAGACATATTGCCCTTGCAGACTCTGCAAGCCTTCTGCTCGTGGCACCAGCTACTGCTAATATCATTGCAAAATTGGCCATAGGCCTTGCTGATGATGCACTCTCCTCGTTAGCTCTGGTATGCCGTGCTCCTATGCTACTCGCTCCGGCGATGAATGGAAAAATGTGGAAGCATCCTGCAACTATGGCCAATGTCGCACTTCTTGCCAAACGAGGAATAGAATTTGTTGGGCCCAGGAGCGGCATGCTCGCTTGTGGGTACGAAGGGATTGGGAAACTTTGGCCGGTAGAAGAAATTACTGCACGTGTCCACCAGATTCTTTCCTCAGCTGGAGAGGGAAACCTAGACCGAGAGCGTAGGGGATTTGCCTCACAAATGCATCCTTCCGCGGAAGAATTTTGA
- the sufB gene encoding Fe-S cluster assembly protein SufB: MSIETKPQIDIDRSIGNFSYAVDYAYDAGVGLSEKTIDYISDAKGDPDWVRQFRKRAYKKFLEKLLPTRWASRDLESIAFNQIRYYLAQGQQPKRSWDEVPEKLKRTFERLGILEQERRFLAGVEAQFDSEAAYSNIKQAVSAQGVIFLGSTEGLKQYPQIFRRWFGKVIPAGDNKFSALNSAVFSGGSFIYVPPGVKVKHPLQAYFRINAESFGQFERTLIIADEGSEVMYMEGCTAPQFETTTLHSAVVELVAMPSAKIQYVTVQNWSSNVFNLVTKRGLAHKEAEIKWIDCNIGSRLTMKYPGVVMKGQKARGEVISIALAGDGQHQDTGAKMIHAANETTSNIVSKSISLGNGRATYRGLVHIPKGLRGCKNNTECDALLVNAQSRTDTYPAITVRGQGNACQHEASVSQVSAEQIFYMQQRGLSEGEAMSLAVNGFVNDLVRQFPIEYSVELKRLIELEMEGSVG; the protein is encoded by the coding sequence ATGAGCATCGAGACGAAACCACAAATTGACATCGACCGCTCCATTGGAAACTTTAGCTATGCCGTCGACTATGCCTATGATGCAGGCGTCGGTCTGAGCGAAAAGACCATCGACTATATTTCTGATGCTAAAGGGGATCCTGACTGGGTTCGTCAATTTCGGAAGCGGGCCTACAAGAAGTTCCTAGAAAAACTGCTCCCCACTCGTTGGGCAAGCAGGGATTTAGAAAGCATTGCTTTTAATCAAATTCGGTATTATCTCGCTCAGGGACAACAGCCAAAGCGCTCATGGGATGAAGTGCCAGAGAAGTTAAAGCGTACCTTTGAGCGGTTGGGAATTTTGGAGCAAGAACGCCGATTTTTAGCCGGAGTGGAGGCCCAGTTTGATAGCGAAGCCGCTTATTCTAACATTAAGCAGGCTGTAAGCGCTCAGGGAGTGATTTTTTTGGGTAGTACAGAAGGCCTCAAGCAATATCCGCAAATCTTCCGGAGGTGGTTTGGGAAAGTAATTCCAGCAGGAGATAATAAGTTCAGTGCGCTTAACAGTGCTGTTTTCAGTGGGGGGAGTTTTATTTATGTGCCTCCCGGGGTGAAGGTAAAACATCCTCTCCAAGCCTATTTTCGGATTAACGCGGAGAGTTTTGGCCAGTTTGAGCGGACGCTTATCATTGCAGATGAAGGAAGCGAGGTCATGTACATGGAGGGTTGTACAGCACCTCAGTTTGAGACCACTACTCTCCATAGTGCTGTTGTGGAGTTAGTAGCTATGCCAAGTGCTAAAATCCAGTATGTTACCGTCCAAAACTGGAGCTCTAATGTTTTTAATCTTGTTACTAAGCGTGGCTTGGCACACAAAGAGGCGGAAATTAAATGGATTGACTGCAATATTGGTTCACGCCTTACGATGAAATATCCAGGCGTTGTTATGAAAGGCCAGAAAGCTCGTGGCGAAGTCATCAGTATTGCCCTTGCTGGAGATGGCCAACACCAAGATACCGGTGCCAAGATGATCCATGCTGCAAACGAAACTACTAGTAACATTGTATCTAAATCCATTAGCCTCGGGAATGGCCGTGCTACTTACCGTGGTCTCGTTCACATACCTAAGGGGCTGAGGGGTTGCAAAAACAACACAGAGTGTGATGCTCTCCTGGTTAATGCGCAGAGCCGTACGGATACTTATCCAGCTATTACTGTTCGTGGGCAGGGAAACGCCTGTCAGCATGAGGCTAGTGTTAGCCAAGTTAGCGCTGAGCAAATCTTTTACATGCAGCAGCGTGGATTAAGCGAAGGTGAGGCAATGAGCCTTGCCGTTAATGGTTTTGTCAATGATTTAGTTCGTCAGTTTCCCATAGAATATTCTGTTGAGTTAAAGCGGCTTATTGAGCTCGAGATGGAGGGCTCCGTAGGATAA
- the ispF gene encoding 2-C-methyl-D-erythritol 2,4-cyclodiphosphate synthase gives MRNTLVGIGYDVHPFKKGCPLILGGICIESQLGGLEGHSDADVLAHALADALLGAAGKPDIGCLFPNTDESVRGISGLAILHRVSMLLHAAGLSICNIDCTVIAEAPKVLPHSYAMKEKLAGALDIKPLRVGIKATTNEGMGFLGRKEGIAVLAIANLVSAVHEELLRPPPEMSEYEEDKC, from the coding sequence ATGAGGAACACTTTGGTGGGCATAGGATATGACGTTCATCCCTTTAAGAAAGGGTGCCCTCTGATTCTGGGAGGCATCTGTATAGAGTCTCAGCTGGGTGGGCTAGAGGGTCATTCCGATGCGGATGTATTGGCGCATGCACTTGCGGACGCCCTGTTGGGTGCGGCTGGAAAACCGGACATTGGTTGCCTTTTCCCAAATACGGACGAATCCGTCCGCGGAATAAGTGGTTTGGCGATTTTGCATAGGGTCAGCATGCTCTTACACGCAGCAGGGTTAAGCATATGCAATATAGATTGCACTGTAATTGCTGAGGCGCCTAAAGTTTTACCTCACTCATATGCAATGAAGGAAAAACTTGCTGGAGCTCTTGATATAAAGCCTCTCCGCGTCGGGATTAAGGCTACTACCAATGAGGGAATGGGGTTTCTCGGGAGAAAAGAGGGTATAGCTGTGCTTGCCATTGCAAACTTGGTTTCAGCAGTTCATGAAGAACTGCTACGTCCACCTCCTGAAATGTCAGAGTATGAGGAGGATAAATGTTAA
- the tatC gene encoding twin-arginine translocase subunit TatC, translating to MFPRPAVLRKMSFWHKFLGCTQSQDKPKPFLDHVEDLRRMLIKMAVTLITMTLTCFAFRTDLARLLQLPLAVADPYQAAHLQSLGVADSMVISCQISFYTGLTLSLPFLIFFLGEFILPALTQREKQLLLPTGVFCTLLFLAGTTFAYFVLLPVALAFFSLDARSMQWRPTWTVREYYTFATQFIIAFGLAFELPLGTFLAVRLGLLDVDFLKKKRAFAFVIILVLAAAITPTSDLFTLFLMAIPMYGLYEMCIWLAPLVKRGGTQETNSI from the coding sequence ATGTTTCCTCGGCCTGCTGTCCTGAGAAAGATGAGCTTTTGGCACAAGTTTTTGGGATGCACACAAAGTCAAGATAAGCCTAAACCATTTCTTGATCATGTAGAAGACCTACGTCGCATGCTAATTAAAATGGCAGTAACATTAATCACCATGACCTTGACTTGTTTTGCCTTTCGTACGGATCTAGCGAGGCTGTTACAGCTTCCCCTCGCAGTAGCAGATCCTTACCAAGCAGCTCATCTACAGTCCCTTGGAGTAGCAGACTCGATGGTGATCTCTTGCCAAATATCCTTCTATACGGGCTTAACGCTTTCCCTTCCTTTCCTGATTTTCTTCTTGGGAGAATTTATCCTTCCAGCCCTTACCCAACGTGAAAAGCAACTTTTGCTTCCCACTGGTGTGTTTTGTACACTCCTTTTTCTAGCAGGAACCACCTTTGCGTATTTTGTACTGCTTCCTGTAGCGCTAGCATTTTTCTCTCTGGATGCCCGTTCCATGCAGTGGCGCCCTACCTGGACGGTCCGCGAATACTACACGTTCGCGACGCAATTTATTATCGCTTTCGGACTAGCTTTTGAGTTACCCCTCGGTACGTTTCTTGCCGTCAGACTAGGACTGTTAGACGTCGATTTTCTGAAGAAAAAGCGGGCATTTGCTTTTGTTATCATTCTTGTCTTAGCTGCCGCTATTACTCCGACGTCTGATTTATTTACTCTCTTTCTCATGGCAATACCAATGTATGGACTCTACGAGATGTGTATCTGGCTAGCGCCTCTTGTGAAGAGGGGGGGAACTCAAGAGACTAACTCAATCTAA
- the gmk gene encoding guanylate kinase, whose protein sequence is MPYVRPAHAGILFVVSAPSGAGKSTLCANLRQEGDFIYAASCTTRPPRPGEISGEDYHFLSEEAFRSHLVQGEFLEHAEVHGQKYGTLKSTIIDHLQKGVDVLIDIDTQGAASIRSCRDLFILQALADVFIMPPNLEELRRRLVRRGTETEEQIRKRLATAKREMCRWKEYKYTIVSSSMEEDIAKFRAVIRAEQYLSRRLLLEMEALP, encoded by the coding sequence GTGCCCTATGTTCGTCCAGCACATGCCGGCATTCTCTTTGTCGTCTCTGCTCCGTCTGGGGCAGGAAAAAGCACGTTGTGTGCTAATTTACGGCAGGAGGGTGATTTTATCTATGCTGCCTCCTGTACAACTCGGCCGCCACGCCCTGGAGAAATTAGTGGAGAGGATTATCATTTCTTAAGTGAAGAGGCGTTCCGATCTCACTTAGTGCAGGGAGAATTCTTAGAACATGCTGAAGTCCACGGGCAAAAATATGGTACCCTGAAGAGCACCATAATTGATCATCTTCAAAAGGGAGTGGACGTCCTTATAGACATCGACACCCAAGGAGCAGCTTCCATTCGCTCTTGTAGGGATCTCTTCATCTTGCAAGCCCTAGCGGATGTATTTATCATGCCACCCAACCTTGAAGAGCTCAGGCGCAGGCTAGTGCGTCGTGGAACGGAGACTGAAGAACAAATTAGAAAGCGGCTTGCCACCGCCAAACGGGAAATGTGCAGATGGAAGGAGTACAAGTATACAATTGTTAGTAGTTCTATGGAGGAAGACATTGCCAAGTTCCGCGCCGTTATCCGAGCTGAGCAATATTTGAGCCGAAGACTCCTTTTAGAAATGGAAGCACTGCCATGA
- a CDS encoding acyltransferase, translating to MFRPEDYFDLVHTEHATLFEKVENVWEVLSGIGTYLQLNLRSSIEGKLMGEPLIGKRARIGRGTLVEDGVMIKGPAWIGEHCQIRHGCYIRENVIVGNGVVLGNSCELKNCLIFDGVRLPHFNYVGDSILGYKAHLGAGAILSNVKLSPGEIWVVGPHGKVATGLRKFGAILGDYVKVGCNSILNPGSLVGRYAVLYPGCQWRGVLPAHSIVKLRQLPLEILSRKTTSP from the coding sequence ATGTTTCGTCCAGAAGACTACTTCGACCTGGTGCATACTGAGCACGCAACTCTTTTTGAAAAAGTCGAGAACGTCTGGGAGGTGCTATCTGGAATTGGAACTTATCTCCAACTTAACCTCCGGTCTAGTATCGAAGGAAAGCTAATGGGGGAGCCACTTATTGGGAAAAGGGCTCGTATAGGGAGGGGAACACTTGTCGAAGACGGGGTAATGATCAAGGGCCCAGCATGGATTGGAGAGCACTGCCAGATTCGCCACGGATGCTATATCCGGGAAAATGTAATCGTTGGCAATGGGGTAGTCCTAGGCAATTCCTGCGAATTGAAGAACTGCCTAATTTTTGATGGCGTGCGGTTACCGCATTTCAATTATGTGGGAGATTCTATTCTGGGATACAAGGCTCACTTGGGTGCAGGAGCCATCCTTTCCAACGTCAAATTAAGCCCGGGTGAAATTTGGGTTGTGGGCCCACATGGGAAAGTCGCAACGGGATTAAGAAAGTTTGGTGCTATACTGGGTGACTATGTCAAGGTGGGCTGTAATTCCATCTTAAATCCAGGGTCTCTTGTTGGTCGGTATGCTGTGCTCTACCCGGGCTGTCAATGGCGTGGAGTCTTACCCGCTCACTCCATCGTTAAATTACGGCAGTTACCACTGGAAATCCTTTCTAGAAAGACTACTAGCCCCTAA
- a CDS encoding inositol monophosphatase family protein: protein MQTFLQSACEAVLKTGGFLRSHFGKELHVDTREAHDIKLELDRRSQKLIEEILLGYHPDHTIYGEEGIVEGSSAYQWIVDPIDGTSNFFWGIPHFSISIALRYRGQVLVGVIYDPIRNELWAVEQGATPTLNGVQIFVSRRKTLADAVISVGISKSLESIQSGLTLFQRMVRVVNKCRIMGSAALDMAYVACGRLDVYIESQINLWDIAAGMALVEEAGGKVELSPHPVKLGKYSIVATNGNIRLSL, encoded by the coding sequence ATGCAAACCTTTCTTCAAAGTGCCTGTGAAGCGGTGCTGAAAACCGGCGGTTTTCTGCGCTCTCATTTTGGAAAAGAATTACACGTGGATACCCGAGAGGCACATGATATCAAATTGGAGCTTGATAGACGTTCGCAAAAACTCATAGAAGAAATCCTCCTGGGATATCATCCCGACCACACTATCTATGGGGAGGAGGGGATAGTAGAGGGTAGTTCTGCTTATCAGTGGATCGTGGATCCTATTGATGGGACTTCAAATTTCTTCTGGGGAATCCCACATTTTTCCATTTCTATTGCCCTACGCTACAGGGGACAAGTCCTGGTCGGTGTCATTTATGATCCCATACGGAATGAACTTTGGGCAGTGGAGCAAGGAGCTACTCCTACTCTTAACGGAGTACAGATTTTCGTAAGTAGACGTAAAACGCTAGCTGATGCGGTAATCTCTGTAGGAATCTCCAAGTCTCTTGAATCCATTCAGTCCGGTCTCACTTTGTTTCAGAGAATGGTTCGTGTAGTAAACAAATGCCGAATTATGGGAAGTGCTGCCTTGGATATGGCCTACGTAGCCTGTGGTCGCCTAGATGTCTATATTGAAAGCCAGATCAATCTATGGGATATAGCGGCTGGTATGGCTCTTGTTGAGGAAGCAGGGGGCAAAGTAGAGCTTAGTCCTCATCCAGTAAAGCTTGGTAAATATTCGATTGTTGCCACCAACGGGAATATTCGTCTTAGCCTATGA
- the sufD gene encoding Fe-S cluster assembly protein SufD, translated as MWFRSVQRQAWEEFLSTPPPSAFQQEAWRFSSVQTLELPELHCGVDVNPRKEIFPSLLERSIGLAPETPRLIFANHTPVIQKTQSLLPLGLVMSPLQSAIHTHGSLIRRYFMKQPAELGSHKYAMWHKARLRNGVFIYVPPDTAVEVPVEIFSWLDGRGVALSPHTLIVCGENSCITVLEHFRSVSQQDGGFVCGVSDIHLAAGARVTYAAMQEWSALTRAWHLNSTLVSQNARATVFQANFGAGFLRSESLSRLTGCKASSLMLSLTSASDTQEVDQRTLQDHIAPNTSSDLLYHNTLDDSARTIFSGLIRVEPHAQRTDAYQKVRNLLLSDAAEANSMPGLEILADDVRCTHGATSGQINEEELFYMKTRGIPARLGRQLIANGFLSSVLERLEDKTLRAFFMNRLHGKE; from the coding sequence ATGTGGTTTCGCTCGGTGCAACGCCAAGCATGGGAAGAGTTTCTCTCTACGCCCCCCCCTTCCGCTTTTCAGCAGGAAGCATGGAGGTTTTCCAGTGTACAGACCTTAGAGCTCCCAGAACTTCACTGCGGAGTAGATGTCAATCCCAGGAAGGAAATCTTTCCTTCTCTCCTAGAACGCAGCATTGGGCTGGCTCCTGAAACGCCTCGTCTCATCTTTGCTAATCATACGCCAGTTATACAGAAAACGCAGAGCCTTCTCCCCCTTGGGCTAGTAATGTCGCCTTTGCAATCTGCTATTCATACTCATGGCAGTTTGATTCGAAGATACTTCATGAAGCAACCAGCGGAATTAGGGTCCCACAAGTATGCAATGTGGCATAAGGCTCGTTTGCGCAACGGGGTGTTTATTTATGTCCCTCCAGACACCGCTGTTGAGGTCCCCGTGGAGATTTTTTCTTGGTTAGATGGGAGGGGGGTTGCTTTATCTCCGCATACTCTGATTGTTTGCGGAGAAAATAGCTGTATCACTGTGCTGGAGCATTTTCGCTCAGTTTCCCAACAGGACGGAGGGTTTGTCTGCGGCGTCAGTGATATTCATCTTGCGGCAGGAGCCCGCGTCACATACGCTGCCATGCAGGAGTGGAGCGCCCTTACGCGTGCCTGGCACCTCAATTCTACACTGGTATCTCAAAATGCCAGAGCGACTGTTTTTCAGGCAAACTTTGGAGCAGGATTTCTCCGCTCTGAGAGCCTTAGCCGATTAACTGGATGCAAGGCTAGTAGTCTCATGCTCTCATTAACGTCAGCCTCGGATACCCAAGAGGTTGATCAACGCACTCTCCAAGACCATATTGCCCCAAACACATCCAGCGACCTACTCTACCATAATACACTTGACGACTCAGCACGTACTATCTTTTCTGGTCTTATTCGAGTGGAACCGCATGCTCAAAGGACAGACGCCTATCAAAAAGTGCGTAACCTCCTTCTCAGTGATGCCGCTGAGGCCAACTCCATGCCTGGCCTGGAAATTTTAGCAGATGATGTTCGCTGTACTCACGGAGCGACTTCTGGACAAATCAATGAGGAGGAACTCTTTTACATGAAAACACGAGGCATTCCTGCAAGATTGGGTCGCCAGCTCATTGCTAATGGTTTTCTCTCTTCTGTGTTAGAACGTTTAGAAGATAAAACGCTTCGCGCGTTCTTTATGAACCGTTTGCATGGCAAGGAATAA
- the miaB gene encoding tRNA (N6-isopentenyl adenosine(37)-C2)-methylthiotransferase MiaB produces the protein MPNFYIKTYGCQMNEQDSRQVSKMLVDRGYCLVENEEEADVILLNTCSVREMAEQKAIGKMGMLRKLRYDRPRLILGYLGCMAQIRGDGLLNISPHVDLVVGTRKIHRVAEYVDAIFRRSQQARMDDERLPIVEVGEEQDASTNSLNRAHTSKESRATAFVSIMQGCNMHCAFCIVPQTRGSERSRSMEEIVEEVQMLVDEGVLEVILLGQIVNFYGRHSFKKVDNKSPFVQLIERIHRIKGLERIRFISPHPIGFQQDLIDCFARLPKLMEHVHLPLQSGSDRILRSMRRGYTVSTYLRLVEKLRAARPDLAISTDIIVGFPGETEEDHLATKEVYRTAGFDHAFIFRYSPRRATRASAMEQQVTEEAKEARNQDLLHLLRVTSARKLSACVGTRMEILCEGPSKTNPSRFSGRTRTNQLVVFDGSNRHVGQIFDVLITGSSASTLYGDPALSL, from the coding sequence ATGCCGAACTTTTACATAAAGACATATGGCTGCCAAATGAATGAACAGGACTCTAGACAGGTCTCCAAAATGCTTGTAGACCGTGGTTACTGTTTGGTGGAGAATGAAGAAGAGGCGGACGTTATTTTACTTAATACATGTAGCGTGCGAGAGATGGCTGAGCAAAAAGCCATTGGAAAAATGGGAATGTTGCGCAAACTTCGCTACGATCGCCCGCGTTTGATACTTGGCTACTTAGGGTGTATGGCTCAAATCCGTGGCGACGGGTTGCTAAATATCTCTCCCCACGTAGATCTTGTGGTAGGTACGCGGAAAATTCATCGGGTAGCTGAATATGTAGACGCAATCTTCCGCCGTTCTCAGCAGGCACGGATGGATGACGAACGTTTGCCTATTGTAGAAGTGGGTGAGGAACAGGATGCTTCCACAAACTCCTTGAATCGTGCTCACACTTCCAAGGAGAGTCGAGCAACGGCTTTTGTGTCCATTATGCAAGGGTGTAACATGCACTGCGCATTTTGTATTGTGCCACAGACTCGTGGTTCCGAGAGGTCGCGCTCCATGGAAGAGATCGTGGAGGAGGTGCAAATGCTAGTAGATGAAGGAGTATTAGAGGTCATTCTACTTGGTCAGATTGTCAATTTTTATGGGCGTCACTCTTTTAAAAAGGTGGACAACAAAAGCCCTTTCGTACAGTTGATTGAACGAATTCACCGAATAAAGGGGCTGGAGAGAATTCGGTTTATCTCTCCCCATCCCATAGGATTTCAGCAGGATTTGATTGACTGCTTTGCGAGGCTGCCAAAACTTATGGAACACGTCCACCTACCACTTCAATCGGGATCAGACCGTATCCTTAGATCAATGCGCCGAGGTTATACTGTATCCACCTATCTTAGACTTGTGGAGAAATTGCGAGCCGCTAGGCCTGATCTTGCTATCAGCACCGATATTATCGTAGGCTTCCCGGGAGAAACGGAAGAAGACCACCTGGCTACAAAGGAAGTCTACCGAACTGCCGGTTTTGACCATGCGTTTATCTTTCGTTATTCCCCTCGGCGAGCAACTCGGGCCTCTGCTATGGAACAGCAGGTTACCGAGGAAGCCAAGGAGGCTCGTAATCAAGATTTACTCCATCTTCTCCGTGTCACCAGCGCAAGGAAGCTTTCAGCCTGTGTTGGGACTCGTATGGAAATTCTTTGCGAAGGTCCTAGCAAGACCAACCCAAGCCGGTTTAGTGGTCGAACTCGGACTAATCAACTAGTCGTCTTTGACGGTTCAAATCGTCATGTAGGTCAAATCTTTGATGTACTCATTACTGGCTCCTCTGCCAGCACGCTCTATGGTGATCCGGCGTTATCCTTATGA